One part of the Helicoverpa armigera isolate CAAS_96S chromosome 3, ASM3070526v1, whole genome shotgun sequence genome encodes these proteins:
- the LOC110378565 gene encoding trypsin CFT-1 produces MRAVFLLAFGLTAVTAVPTKQSVIVGGSLAVISQYPSVAGLLYSSNANNFNQACVGTIVTAKSILTAAHCVYGDTAYTWRARVGSSWANSGGTVYALYSIITHPSFKIRSMDYDIAILKTGIAIPFSNTIKPASIASANYNLPDNQIVWVAGWGTTVAGAAKTEQLRNIQVWTINQYTCAARYGVFGANVTANMLCTGWLKLGNRDQCQGDSGSPIYHNTVLVGISSWGYGCANAIYPGVSARISRLTPWIQANA; encoded by the exons ATGCGTGCAGTGTTTCTACTAGCCTTTGGCTTAACTGCCGTTACGG CCGTTCCAACCAAGCAGTCGGTGATCGTCGGAGGTTCATTGGCCGTCATCAGCCAGTACCCCAGTGTCGCTGGTCTGCTGTACTCCTCCAATGCTAACAACTTCAATCAAGCATGCGTTGGCACTATTGTCACGGCTAAGTCTATCCTAACTGCCGCACATTGCGTATA CGGTGATACGGCCTACACATGGCGTGCCCGAGTTGGATCCAGCTGGGCCAATAGCGGTGGCACTGTCTACGCCCTTTACTCCATCATCACCCATCCTAGCTTCAAGATCCGCTCAATGGACTATGATATTGCAATACTGAAGACAGGGATCGCCATCCCGTTTAGTAACACCATTAAACCAGCTTCCATTGCCAGTGCGAACTATAACCTCCCTGACAATCAGATCGTCTGGGTTGCTGGGTGGGGTACTACGGTG GCCGGTGCTGCTAAAACTGAGCAACTACGTAACATCCAAGTTTGGACCATTAACCAATACACCTGTGCCGCTCGCTACGGGGTGTTTGGCGCCAATGTCACAGCCAACATGTTGTGCACTGGTTGGCTCAAACTTGGCAATCGCGACCAGTGCCAGGGTGACTCCGGCAGTCCTATCTACCATAACACCGTCTTAGTTGGCATTAGCTCGTGGGGTTACGGCTGTGCAAATGCCATTTATCCTGGAGTTAGCGCTCGTATATCTCGACTTACACCTTGGATACAGGCTAATGCTTAG
- the LOC126053740 gene encoding trypsin, alkaline C isoform X1 codes for MRVIAVWALCVAVVAAVPTNPQRIVGGSLTTIDQYPTMVACLNAVNSVNFFQSCGGTILNNRSILTAAHCTIGDRANQWRFRVGSTFANSGGIVHNVQQIINHPNYNHAIFDNDFAILRSVTVISFNNNVRAVSIAGANYNLPDNQAVWTAGWGRISVSTVFYLTGNHALTIFFQNLYSVSQENGPTSEQLRHVQVFTINQAICRSRYAAAFTTITDNMLCSGILDVGGRDQCSQDSGGPLYHNGIQVGVCSFGHGCARPQFPGVYARVSRATAWIASNA; via the exons ATGAGAGTGATTGCTGTGTGGGCCCTATGTGTAGCGGTTGTGGCAG CTGTGCCAACCAACCCACAAAGGATAGTTGGTGGTTCTTTAACTACCATTGACCAGTACCCTACAATGGTTGCTTGTCTAAATGCAGTTAACTCTGTTAACTTCTTCCAGTCTTGTGGTGGTACTATCCTCAACAATAGGTCCATCTTAACTGCTGCTCACTGTACTAT tGGCGATAGAGCAAATCAATGGCGCTTCCGTGTGGGTTCAACCTTCGCCAATAGCGGCGGCATTGTCCACAATGTTCAACAAATCATCAACCACCCCAACTATAACCATGCCATATTTGATAATGACTTCGCCATCTTACGTTCCGTTACTGTTATTTCATTCAACAACAATGTGAGGGCAGTCTCCATTGCTGGTGCTAATTACAATTTGCCCGATAACCAGGCTGTCTGGACCGCTGGATGGGGTCGGATTTCCGTAAGTACTGTTTTTTACTTGACAGGTAATCACGccttaactattttttttcaaaatttatattctgtttcacAGGAGAATGGTCCTACGTCCGAGCAACTGCGACACGTCCAGGTCTTTACTATCAACCAAGCAATTTGCAGAAGCCGTTATGCAGCTGCTTTCACAACCATCACTGACAACATGTTGTGCTCTGGTATACTCGACGTCGGTGGTCGTGACCAGTGCTCGCAAGACTCCGGTGGTCCCCTATATCATAACGGGATTCAGGTCGGCGTCTGCTCCTTTGGTCATGGATGCGCCAGGCCACAGTTCCCTGGTGTCTATGCTCGCGTTTCACGAGCAACTGCTTGGATCGCAAGTAACGCTTAA
- the LOC110383667 gene encoding trypsin, alkaline C: MRILAVLALCVAAVAAVQRTPGSRIVGGSLTTIDRYPTIAALLYSSNLVQYWQDCGGTILNNRAILTAAHCTVGFAANRFRIRVGSTWANSGGAVHNVASNIIHPQFNRWNLNNDVAVLRVSNTFSFNNNVRAASIAGANYNVGDNQAVWAAGWGDTFYGSEQGSEQLRHVQLSIVNQNTCRNNYATRGVLVNENMICAGWPSGGRDQCQGDSGGPLYHNGIVVGVCSFGINCGDAFFPGVSARVSRYTSWISSNA, translated from the exons ATGCGCATTCTTGCAGTTCTCGCCCTTTGCGTCGCGGCCGTCGCGG CTGTACAGAGGACACCTGGTTCGAGGATCGTGGGTGGCTCGCTGACCACTATTGACCGTTACCCCACAATCGCCGCTCTGCTGTACTCATCCAACTTAGTTCAATACTGGCAAGACTGTGGTGGCACCATCCTCAACAACCGAGCTATCCTCACCGCCGCTCACTGCACTGT TGGTTTCGCAGCCAACCGATTCCGTATCCGCGTTGGCTCCACCTGGGCTAACAGTGGTGGAGCAGTCCACAACGTTGCATCGAACATCATTCACCCACAGTTCAACAGATGGAACTTAAATAATGACGTCGCCGTCTTGCGCGTGTCCAACACCTTCTCCTTCAACAATAATGTTCGCGCTGCTTCCATCGCCGGTGCCAATTACAACGTCGGTGACAACCAGGCTGTCTGGGCTGCTGGCTGGGGTGACACTTTC TATGGTTCAGAGCAAGGTTCCGAGCAGTTGCGTCACGTTCAGCTTTCGATCGTAAACCAGAACACTTGCAGAAACAACTACGCTACCCGTGGTGTTTTGGTCAACGAGAACATGATCTGCGCCGGCTGGCCCTCCGGTGGTCGTGACCAGTGCCAGGGAGACTCCGGCGGTCCTCTCTACCACAACGGCATCGTTGTTGGTGTCTGCTCCTTCGGTATTAACTGCGGTGACGCCTTCTTCCCTGGTGTTAGCGCTCGTGTCTCTCGTTACACATCTTGGATCTCCTCCAACGCATAa
- the LOC135116563 gene encoding trypsin CFT-1-like, which yields MRILAVLALCVAAVAAVQRTPGSRIVGGSLTTIDRYPSIAALLFSTNLVQYWQDCGGTILNNRAILTAAHCTVGFAANRFRIRVGSTWANSGGAVHNVASNIIHPQFNIWTWNNDVAVLHMSNTFSFNNNVRPGSIAGPNYIVGDNQTVWAAGWGDTFYGSEQGSEQLRHVQLAIANHNTCINNYASRGVLVNENMICAGWPSGGRDQCRGDSGSPLYHNGIVVGVSSFGIDCGVVSFPGVNARVSRYTSWITSNA from the exons ATGCGCATTCTTGCAGTTCTCGCCCTTTGCGTCGCGGCCGTCGCGG CTGTACAGAGGACACCTGGTTCGAGGATCGTGGGTGGCTCGCTGACCACTATCGACCGTTACCCCTCAATCGCCGCTCTGCTGTTCTCAACCAACTTAGTTCAATACTGGCAAGACTGTGGTGGCACCATCCTCAACAACCGAGCTATCCTCACCGCCGCTCACTGCACTGT TGGTTTCGCAGCCAACCGATTCCGTATCCGCGTTGGCTCCACCTGGGCTAACAGTGGTGGAGCAGTCCACAACGTTGCTTCGAACATCATTCATCCACAGTTCAACATATGGACCTGGAACAATGACGTCGCCGTCTTGCACATGTCCAACACCTTCTCCTTCAACAACAATGTTCGCCCTGGTTCCATCGCTGGACCCAACTACATTGTTGGTGACAACCAGACTGTCTGGGCTGCTGGCTGGGGTGACACTTTC TACGGTTCAGAGCAGGGTTCCGAGCAGTTACGTCACGTTCAGCTTGCGATCGCAAACCATAACACTTGCATAAACAACTACGCTTCCCGTGGTGTTTTGGTCAACGAGAACATGATCTGCGCCGGCTGGCCCTCCGGTGGTCGTGACCAGTGCCGGGGAGACTCCGGCAGTCCTCTCTACCACAACGGCATCGTTGTTGGTGTCAGCTCCTTCGGTATTGACTGCGGTGTCGTATCATTCCCTGGTGTTAACGCTCGTGTTTCCCGTTACACATCTTGGATCACCTCCAACGCATaa
- the LOC110383665 gene encoding trypsin, alkaline C, producing MRVYALLTLIVIVMAEVPIYPEKIVGGSVTTIDQYPAIVSCLYSNDLVNYTQYCAGTILNRRSVLTAAHCTFGDPANKWRIRVGSSFANSGGVVHNVEQIIQHPMFNVIAHCDYDFAILRSATFITFNKNARPVAIAGDIYEIPDHQPVWAAGFGLTSEKGPASEILRHVQVFTVNHDACKGPYKSVGITITENMLCSGVFNAGGRDQCTQDSEGPLFHNGVLVGVCSFGFGCARPQFPGVNARVSRASAWIRKNA from the exons ATGCGGGTTTATGCCCTTTTGACCCTCATTGTTATAGTTATGGCAG AGGTGCCGATTTACCCCGAAAAGATAGTGGGTGGTTCTGTGACCACCATTGACCAGTACCCTGCTATCGTTTCTTGTCTGTATTCAAACGACTTGGTCAATTATACCCAATACTGTGCTGGTACTATCCTCAACAGAAGGTCCGTTCTAACTGCTGCTCATTGTACTTT TGGCGATCCCGCTAATAAGTGGCGTATCCGTGTGGGTTCGAGCTTTGCCAATAGCGGTGGTGTTGTCCACAATGTTGAGCAAATTATCCAACATCCTATGTTCAATGTTATAGCTCATTGTGACTATGATTTTGCTATCTTGCGCTCCGCCACTTTTATTACGTTCAACAAAAACGCGAGGCCTGTTGCCATAGCTGGCGATATTTACGAAATTCCCGATCACCAGCCTGTTTGGGCTGCTGGATTTGGTCTGACTTCT GAGAAAGGTCCTGCCTCCGAGATACTGCGCCACGTCCAGGTATTTACAGTCAACCACGATGCTTGTAAAGGCCCTTACAAAAGTGTAGGAATAACTATCACTGAGAACATGTTGTGCTCTGGTGTGTTCAACGCTGGTGGTCGTGACCAGTGCACGCAAGACTCCGAAGGTCCTCTCTTCCACAATGGCGTCCTTGTTGGTGTCTGCTCCTTTGGTTTTGGATGTGCTAGACCACAGTTCCCTGGTGTCAATGCTCGGGTATCACGTGCATCCGCTTGGATTAGAAAAAACGCGTAA
- the LOC110378558 gene encoding trypsin CFT-1, translating into MRILAILALCIAAVAARGNRIVGGSVTTIGNYPSIAAMLYSPNAVVFWQDCGGTILNNRALLTAAHCTFNRGAVNRFRIRVGSTWANSGGVVHNVNQNIIHPQFNPNNLNNDVAILRSATTFSFNNNVRAGSIAGPNYNVADNQAVWAAGWGDTFSGANQGSEQLRHVQMVIINQNTCRNNYATRGILVNENMICAGWPSGGRDQCQGDSGGPLYHNGVVVGISSFGVGCGQAFFPGVSARVSRYSSWIGSNA; encoded by the exons ATGCGTATTCTTGCAATCCTTGCCCTTTGCATCGCAGCCGTAGcgg CTCGCGGAAATAGAATTGTGGGGGGCTCGGTGACCACCATTGGTAATTACCCCTCCATCGCCGCTATGCTGTACTCGCCGAACGCAGTTGTTTTCTGGCAAGACTGTGGTGGTACCATCCTCAACAACAGAGCATTGCTCACCGCTGCTCACTGCACCTT CAATCGTGGAGCAGTCAACAGATTCCGTATCCGCGTTGGCTCCACCTGGGCTAACAGCGGTGGAGTTGTCCACAACGTTAATCAGAACATTATCCACCCACAATTCAACCCCAACAACTTGAACAATGATGTCGCCATCCTGCGCTCCGCTACCACCTTCTCCTTCAACAACAATGTTCGTGCTGGTTCCATCGCTGGACCCAACTACAATGTCGCTGACAACCAGGCTGTCTGGGCTGCTGGCTGGGGTGACACTTTC tCTGGTGCAAACCAAGGTTCCGAGCAATTGCGTCACGTTCAGATGGTGATCATTAACCAGAACACTTGCAGAAACAACTACGCTACCCGTGGTATTCTGGTGAACGAGAACATGATCTGCGCCGGCTGGCCCTCCGGTGGTCGTGACCAGTGCCAGGGAGACTCCGGCGGTCCTCTCTACCACAATGGCGTCGTTGTTGGAATCAGCTCATTCGGTGTGGGATGCGGTCAAGCTTTCTTCCCTGGTGTCAGCGCTCGTGTGTCTCGTTATTCAAGCTGGATCGGAAGCAACGCATAA
- the LOC110383666 gene encoding trypsin, alkaline C, which translates to MRVVAALALCIAVVAALPSDPQRIVGGSVTTISQYPTMAACLFSSNFVNYFQSCGGTILNNRSILTAAHCTIGHTANRWRFRVGSTFANSGGIVHNVQQIINHPNYNQAAFLDLDFAILRSATAISFNNNVRAVSIAGANYNLGDNQAVWAAGWGLTSEGGSPSEQLRHVQIFSINQATCRNRYGASGITITDNMLCSGVLDVGGRDQCTQDSGGPLYHNGIQVGVCSFGTGCARPQFPGVNARVSRASAWIAGNA; encoded by the exons ATGAGAGTAGTAGCTGCATTAGCTCTTTGCATCGCGGTGGTGGCAG CTCTGCCATCGGACCCACAAAGAATAGTGGGAGGGTCGGTGACTACCATTAGCCAATACCCAACGATGGCTGCTTGTCTGTTCTCAAGTAATTTTGTCAACTACTTCCAGTCTTGTGGTGGTACTATCCTCAACAATAGGTCTATCCTAACTGCTGCTCACTGcactat tGGTCATACCGCTAACAGATGGCGCTTCCGTGTAGGCTCGACCTTTGCTAACAGCGGAGGTATTGTCCACAACGTTCAACAAATCATCAACCACCCCAACTATAACCAGGCCGCATTTCTTGATTTGGACTTCGCTATCTTGCGTTCCGCCACTGCTATCTCATTCAACAACAATGTGAGGGCAGTCTCCATTGCCGGCGCTAATTACAATTTGGGCGATAACCAGGCTGTCTGGGCCGCTGGATGGGGTCTGACTTCT GAGGGTGGTTCTCCGTCCGAGCAACTGCGCCACGTCCAGATCTTTTCCATCAATCAAGCGACCTGCAGAAACCGTTATGGAGCTAGTGGCATTACTATCACTGACAACATGTTGTGCTCTGGTGTTCTTGACGTCGGTGGTCGCGACCAGTGCACGCAAGACTCCGGTGGTCCTCTCTATCATAATGGCATCCAGGTCGGTGTCTGCTCGTTTGGTACTGGATGCGCCAGGCCACAGTTCCCTGGCGTGAATGCTCGCGTTTCTCGCGCATCTGCTTGGATTGCCGGCAACGCGTAA
- the LOC110383668 gene encoding trypsin, alkaline C, with product MRVVAIWALCVAVVAAVPTNPQRIIGGSLTTIDQYPTMAACLTTFNFVNYFQSCGGTILNNRSILTAAHCTIGDPANQWRFRVGSSFANSGGIVHNVQQIFNHPNYNQAAPLDLDIAILRSATAISFNNNVRPVSIAGPNYNLPDNQVVWAAGWGVTESGSTSEQLRHVQVFSINQAACRTRYAARGVSITDNMLCSGILDVGGRDQCSQDSGGPLYHNGIQVGVCSFGIGCAEAQFPGVNARVSRVTAWITSNA from the exons ATGAGAGTGGTTGCTATATGGGCCCTATGTGTGGCGGTCGTGGCAG CCGTGCCAACCAACCCACAAAGGATAATCGGTGGTTCTTTAACTACCATTGACCAGTACCCTACGATGGCTGCCTGTCTAACCACATTTAACTTTGTCAACTACTTTCAGTCTTGTGGTGGTACTATCCTCAACAATAGGTCCATCTTAACTGCTGCTCACTGtactat CGGTGATCCCGCAAATCAATGGCGCTTCCGTGTGGGTTCATCCTTCGCCAATAGCGGCGGCATTGTCCACAATGTTCAGCAAATCTTCAACCACCCCAACTATAACCAGGCCGCCCCTCTTGATTTGGACATCGCTATCTTGCGTTCCGCCACTGCTATCTCATTCAACAACAATGTGAGACCAGTTTCCATCGCTGGCCCTAATTACAATTTGCCCGATAACCAGGTTGTCTGGGCCGCTGGATGGGGTGTGACT GAGAGTGGTTCTACGTCCGAGCAACTGCGCCACGTCCAGGTCTTTTCTATCAATCAAGCCGCTTGCAGAACCCGTTATGCAGCTAGAGGCGTAAGCATCACTGACAACATGTTGTGCTCTGGTATACTCGACGTTGGTGGTCGTGACCAGTGCTCGCAAGACTCCGGTGGTCCTCTCTATCATAACGGGATCCAGGTCGGTGTCTGTTCTTTCGGCATTGGATGCGCCGAAGCACAGTTCCCTGGTGTTAATGCCCGTGTTTCACGTGTGACAGCTTGGATCACAAGTAACGCTTAA
- the LOC126053740 gene encoding trypsin, alkaline C isoform X2, translated as MRVIAVWALCVAVVAAVPTNPQRIVGGSLTTIDQYPTMVACLNAVNSVNFFQSCGGTILNNRSILTAAHCTIGDRANQWRFRVGSTFANSGGIVHNVQQIINHPNYNHAIFDNDFAILRSVTVISFNNNVRAVSIAGANYNLPDNQAVWTAGWGRISENGPTSEQLRHVQVFTINQAICRSRYAAAFTTITDNMLCSGILDVGGRDQCSQDSGGPLYHNGIQVGVCSFGHGCARPQFPGVYARVSRATAWIASNA; from the exons ATGAGAGTGATTGCTGTGTGGGCCCTATGTGTAGCGGTTGTGGCAG CTGTGCCAACCAACCCACAAAGGATAGTTGGTGGTTCTTTAACTACCATTGACCAGTACCCTACAATGGTTGCTTGTCTAAATGCAGTTAACTCTGTTAACTTCTTCCAGTCTTGTGGTGGTACTATCCTCAACAATAGGTCCATCTTAACTGCTGCTCACTGTACTAT tGGCGATAGAGCAAATCAATGGCGCTTCCGTGTGGGTTCAACCTTCGCCAATAGCGGCGGCATTGTCCACAATGTTCAACAAATCATCAACCACCCCAACTATAACCATGCCATATTTGATAATGACTTCGCCATCTTACGTTCCGTTACTGTTATTTCATTCAACAACAATGTGAGGGCAGTCTCCATTGCTGGTGCTAATTACAATTTGCCCGATAACCAGGCTGTCTGGACCGCTGGATGGGGTCGGATTTCC GAGAATGGTCCTACGTCCGAGCAACTGCGACACGTCCAGGTCTTTACTATCAACCAAGCAATTTGCAGAAGCCGTTATGCAGCTGCTTTCACAACCATCACTGACAACATGTTGTGCTCTGGTATACTCGACGTCGGTGGTCGTGACCAGTGCTCGCAAGACTCCGGTGGTCCCCTATATCATAACGGGATTCAGGTCGGCGTCTGCTCCTTTGGTCATGGATGCGCCAGGCCACAGTTCCCTGGTGTCTATGCTCGCGTTTCACGAGCAACTGCTTGGATCGCAAGTAACGCTTAA